The following are encoded together in the Ovis aries strain OAR_USU_Benz2616 breed Rambouillet chromosome 15, ARS-UI_Ramb_v3.0, whole genome shotgun sequence genome:
- the LOC101103264 gene encoding olfactory receptor 5M5-like has protein sequence MVRGNHTTVTEFVLMGFTDCPELQLPLFVVFLVIYLITMVGNLGMILLIRMDSRLHTPMYYFLSHLAFIDLCYSSSIGPKMLQNLLVKKKTISFSGCFAQLYFSSAFATTECFLLATMAYDRYMAICNPLIYTAIMTQRVCKELAIGVYTYGFLNSVIQTVLTFQLSFCDSNVIHHFYCADPPLLALSCSDTHSKEKQLLIFSAVNLTGSLLTVLISYMCILFSIIKIWSSEGKCKAFSTCASHLTVVIIFYGTLFFMYLRQPKAGNSWKYNKVVSVFYSLIIPMLNPLIYSLRNTEVKNTLKKMLEGKES, from the coding sequence ATGGTAAGAGGCAACCATACCACAGTGACAGAATTTGTCCTCATGGGATTCACAGACTGTCCCGAGCTTCAGCTTCCTCTCTTTGTGGTCTTCCTGGTCATTTATCTCATCACCATGGTGGGAAACCTTGGCATGATCCTGCTCATCAGGATGGATTCCAggctccacacccccatgtactatTTCCTCAGCCACCTGGCTTTCATTGATCTTTGTTACTCCTCTTCCATTGGACCCAAGATGCTGCAAAATTTATTGGTGAAGAAAAAAACCATCTCCTTTTCAGGCTGTTTTGCCCAGCTCTACTTCTCCAGTGCTTTTGCCACCACTGAATGCTTTCTCTTGGCCacaatggcctatgaccgctacaTGGCCATCTGCAATCCCTTGATTTACACAGCCATTATGACTCAGAGGGTCTGCAAGGAGTTGGCGATCGGGGTCTATACCTACGGTTTCCTAAACTCTGTGATACAGACAGTTTTGACTTTCCAGttgtctttctgtgactccaACGTCATCCACCATTTCTATTGTGCTGACCCCCCTCTCCTTGCCCTCTCTTGCTCTGACACCCACAGCAAAGAAAAGCAGCTCTTGATCTTCTCTGCAGTGAATCTCACTGGATCCCTCTTGACTGTCCTCATCTCCTACATGTGCAtcctcttttccattataaaaatCTGGTCTTCAGAAGGCAAGTGCAAAGCGTTTTCTACCTGTGCCTCCCACCTCACTGTGGTCATCATTTTCTATGGAACACTATTTTTCATGTACCTAAGGCAACCTAAAGCAGGGAATTCATGGAAGTACAACAAAGTGGTCTCTGTGTTTTATAGTCTTATAATTCCCATGCTCAATCCCCTGATCTATAGCTTGAGGAACACAGAAGTAAAGAACACCCTGAAGAAGATGCTGGAGGGCAAGGAGTCATAG